The genomic stretch ATCGCGTTGCGCCCGGCAAAGCCGTAGACGGCGTGGTGGGTGCGCCCGTCGTGGGGAAAGCATTCGATCAGCAGGCGGCCCGGTTCCGGCAAGCGACTGACACGGCGTTGAAGGGCCAGCCAGTCGGCGGTGTGGCGGGGCAGGTCAGGCCAGGTCTCTTGCTGGAACAGGTGCAGGATGCGCTGGCTGAGCTGGGTGGAGGTGGCGAATTTGGTGCCCATGAAGGTGGCGATTTTCGGCTTTTTGGCGGCGTCGCGCGTGACTTGGACGGTCATTTCACGCAAGGAGTCATAGCGTACGATCTGCCCGCCGATCAGGAAGGTATCGCCGGGGGTCAGGCTGGCGGCAAAGCCTTCTTCGATCTCGCCCAGGGGCTTGCCGCCACGGGCGTTTTTCATGCGGACCTTGAGCGTGTCGGTGTCCTGAATGGTGCCGATGTTCATGCGGATGCGCCTGTCGCCGCGCGGATCGCGCAAGGCCCATGTGCCGTCGGGGGCCTGTTTCAGCCGCTGCCATTGATCATAGCGGCGCAAGGCATAACCGCCGGTGGCGATGAAATCGAGGCAGGCGTCGAAATCGGCGCGGGTGAGGCTGCTGTAAGCGCCGACGGAGGTGACTTCGCTGTACAGTGCGTCGGCGTCGAAGGGGCCTGCGGCAGCTGTGATCAGGATATGTTGGCACAGCACGTCGCGCGGGCCGGGGCCACGCGGGTCGCCGTCCAGTTCGCCCGCGAGGGCCGCGTCGATGGCGGCCACACATTCGACCACTTCAAAGCGGTTGGCGGGGACAAGCCGCGCCTTGGACGGCGCATTGTAGCGGTGGTTGGCGCGCCCGATCCGCTGGACCAGACGTTTGACGTTCTTGGGCGCGCCGATCTGGATAATCAGGTCCACGTCGCCCCAGTCGATCCCCAGATCCAGCGTGCCGGTGCAGACGATGGCACGCAATTGGCCCGTGACCATGGCCGCCTCGACCTTTTGCCGCTGGGCGCGGTCGAGCGAACCGTGGTGGATGGCGATGGGCAGGGCGTCGTCATTGGCCAGCCAGAGGTTGTGAAAGAAAATCTCGGCCTGCGCGCGGGTGTTGTGAAAGATCAGCGTCGTCTTGTGCTGCCGGACCTGCTCGAGTACCGCCGGTATTGCGTATCTGGCGCCGCCACCGGACCAAGGGGGGGCGGCGTCGGTGGTCAGCATGGCGATGTCGGGGGCAGGGCCGGGGTCGGCCATCAGGATCTCGCAGGGGTCGGGGTGGCAGGCCAGCCCGTGGGCGATGGCGGCGGGGTTTTCGACGGTGGCGGACAGGCCCACGCGACGCAGTTCGGGGCAAAGCGTTTGCAAACGCCCCAGCGCCAGCATCAGCTGGTCGCCACGCTTGCTTTCGGCGAGTGCGTGGATTTCGTCAACGATCACCCGCTTGAGTCCTTTGAAGATGTGCGGCGCGTCGGGGTAGCTGGTGAGCAGGGCCAGCGATTCAGGCGTGGTCAGCAGGATATGCGGCGGGTCGGCGCGCTGGCGGCGTTTGCGGCTGGCAGGGGTGTCGCCGGTGCGATCCTCGATGCGGACGGACAGGGACATTTCGGTGACGGGCGTGGTCAGGTTGCGCTTGATGTCTGCGGCCAGCGCCTTGAGCGGCGAGACGTAGAGCGTGTGCAGGCCGTCATGCGGCTGGCGGGCCAGATCAACCAATGTGGGCAGGAAACCCGCCAGCGTCTTGCCGCCGCCCGTGGGTGCGATCAGCAACAGCGCAGGCGCATCGGCGCGCTCCAGCATCTCTTGTTGGTGCGGGTGGATGTGCCAGCCCTTGGCGGCGAACCAGTCAGCGAAGAGGGGGGGCAGTGTGGTCATGGTGGACACTTTAGCGCGCGCTGGCGCAGGGGCCAGCGAGGAGTTGGGGGCGCTGCCCCCGCGCCTTGCGGCGCTCCCCCGGAGTTTGTCCGGCAAGATGAAGGATTATTTTACGATGACTTCGTCTTTGACGAACATGTTGGCCCATGCGCGGTCGATCAGTTCGGGGGACATCTTGTAGGGGATGCCCTCGAAGTTGCAGATGGCAATCATCTGGTCGATCAGGAACACCGGTTGATAGTTGGCATAGATGTTGTCGATGGTGGGGTATTTCACCTTGAGCAGGTGGACGAGCGAGGGTTCGTCGAGGGCCATCTTTTTCTTGCGGGCCACCATGGCAAAGATTTTCAGGAAATTGGCCTGATTGGGACCGTCGATCTTGATCTTGAAGAAAATGCGGCGCAGGGCGGCCTGGTCGAAGATTTCGTTCGGGTGGAAGTTGGTCGAGAAGATCACCAGCGTGTCGAAGGGAACCTCGAATTTTTCGCCCGATTGCAGCGCCAGGATATCCTTGCTTTCTTCCAGCGGGACGATCCAGCGGTTTACAAGGTTTTGCGGTGGTTCTGCCTGGCGGCCAAGGTCGTCGACGATGAAAATGCCACCGGTGGATTTCAGTTGCAGCGGGGCCTGGTAGGTGCGTGCCACCGGGTTGTAAACCAGATCAAGCATATCGAGGGACAATTCGCCGCCGGTGATGACCGTCGGGCGTTCGCAGCAGACATAGCGCCGGTCATAGCGGGTGACACGGCGCAGTGAATTCGGATCGTCCGCCTGCTCTTCGGCGATGACATGTACGATGGGGTCGTAAACGGTGATGACCTGCCCGGCATATTCAATGGCGCGCGGCACATAGACACGGTCGCCCAAAGCATCGCGGATGCCATTCGAAATCGACGATTTGCCGTTGCCGGGGGGGCCGTACATCAGGATCGAGCGGCCCGCGCTGACGGCGGGGCCGAGGTGGTCAAGCAGGCTGTCGGGCAGCACCAGATGGCCCATCGCATTGGTCAGCTGTTCGCGGCTGATCATGATGTTGCGGATTGACTGGCGTGCGACCTGTTCGCGGTAGACATCCAGAGGCACCGGCATGGCGCCGAAATATTCCGATTGCTGCAAGGCATCCAGCGCGCGCGCCTTGCCGTTGTCGGTCAGCTGATAGCCCATTTCGCTGCCGTTGTTGGCGTTCAGCGTGCCGGTGGCCTCGATCAGGCGCTGGTCGCGGCCCATGTCGATCAGTTCCTGGGTGACCGGCACCGGCAGGCACAGTGCGGGGGCCAGATCGGTGACCATATCCAGATTCTTGCGGAACATGGTTTTCAAAAGAATGTCGCGCATCATGACGATGGGCAATTTCATCTCTTCCAGCCGCTTGGGCGCGGGCGGGGCCATCACGGATGTCTGCTGCATGGTCATGGGTTCTTGCCTGTGTGTCATATGCTGGGATCTGCAATAAAGTGTCTTTGGGCCAATAATATGGCGATAGAATTAAAGTCGTGGACAGTCTGCGACACTAGCTGCCAAGAACCGCGCCAAAGCCCAGATAAGCGGCCAGGGTGAAGCCAAGCGGGAAGCCCATCGGGAATTTCTTGCCCTGGCTCCAGCTGATCCAATGGGGGGCGACGCGGTGCAGGGGGCTGTGTTTTGCCAGCCTGTGTGTGGCGAATGCGGCCAGCAGTGTCGCTGTGTACAGCAGGATCAGCATCTGTGCATCGCCAGCGGCGACAAAGGGTGCCGCGGCAGCGATGAACTTTGAATCTCCGGCCCCCATCACACCGGCTGCATTCAGCACCATCGTGACCAGCAGGACGATGCCCAGCTGTGCCAGGCGCCACAGGTATTGATCGAAGGGCAGGGCAACCAGCCCGACCAGCAGGAACACAACAACCAGTGCGACCACGGCCTGATTGGTAATGCGCATTTCGCGCAGGTCGGTAAAGGCCACATAGAGGCACAGGGGCAGGACAAAGGGCAGAAACCACCACGCGGACCAGGCCGAGATTGCCATGTGGGTTACCCGCTGGTGGCGTTGTTTTCCAACGCCTGCAACGAGCGCACTGCTGCTTCGAAATGCTGGGGGTGGGTTTCGATGGCGTCGCGCAACAGGCTTTTGCCGGTTTCGATGTCACCTTGTTTGATCGCGGAGAGGGCCAGCGTGTGCAGCAACTGCGCACGCTCGGTCTGATCCATGGGAATGACGGGCAGGGTGTAATCGCGTTGCGCGCCGCGCGCCAGGATCATGTTGTTCTTGGCGGTGAACAGCGCAGGGTCCTGGCGGATGGCATCACCGAACAGACGTTCGGCTTCGGAATAATCGCCGCGCGTCAGCTTGGAATAGCCCCAGTTGTTCATCACACCGGCTGGCTGTGTGGTCAGGCCCACCGCAATTTCATAGAAACTGTCGGCCTTTTTCCATTCCTGATTGCTGTCGGCCACCATTGCCTCGAGCCGGTAGCGTTTGAAGGTCTCGTGGGTGGGGGGCACCGCGTCCAGCACCTTTTCCGCCTTGGCCCAGTCGCCCGAACGGATCAGCGCATCGGCGTATGCAACCTGATCCTCCGCGGTTGCGCCCTCCATCTTGACCACTTTGGCGTAGACCACGGCGGCTTCGGTTGTGCGTTTGGCGCGCACCAGCGAACTGGCCAGCCCGCGTTGCAGGTCGATGCGGGTGGGGTCGGTAGCGGCGGTGCGCTGGAAATAGCTGACCGCTTCGTTCGGGTCAGCCACCGTCATCATCACGTCGTTCAGGTTGCTTTCGTCAACGACGTTGACGTCCTGAAATGCCCGTTGCACAGCGGCATCGCCGCTTTTCTTTTCACAAGCGGACAGAACCATCGCGCCTGCAATACAGGCGGAAAAAAGGATAGGGTGGCGCATTTATTGCGTCCTTTACTGCTGCCTCGATTATGATGCTGGCCGGATCAGGTAATCACTGCTGCCGCGCCGCACCAATTTATAATTGTTATTTTCTGGCTCTACCGTAACAGAATTTTCCGATTTTGCGAGTGCTAAGCGCAGATTGTCCCGGATGAGTGTGCTTTCTCCGTCATCCAGCGCGTAGGCCTTGCGAAATATCTGCTCCGCTTCGGCGGTTTTGCCGCGCTCCATCAGCACAACACCAAGGTTGTTGTAGATTTCTGGCCATGCATCAGGTTCGGCCACAGCGCGGCGCAACAGGTTTTCCGCCTGTCCCAAACGGCCCAGTCCCAGGTTGGCGGTGCCCAGTCCCGAAAGAACCTCTGCATCCATACCGTTTTCGAGCGCGGCGCGGGTAAATGCCTTGATTGCCAGTTCGAATTCGCCCGCCGCGATCAGTCGGTGGCCCACCTCGACGCCGTCGACCGCCTGTTTGCGGGTGTCGACACCGGGGGCATAGACACCGTCCGAAGATGCCGAAAGGCCGCCTGATGAACAGGCGGCCAATCCAGAAGCCAGAACCGCAGCAACAAGGGCCGCTTTGGTGGCTGAATTCATAGGTTCAATTGCTCATTTTACCCAATTGGGTGATGCCATGCACCGAAGGTCCGACCAGAATGATCAGCAGCGGCGGCACCGTCAGCATCATTGTGGCAAGGGTCATCTTGGTTGGCAACTTGTTTGCGGCCTCTTCTGCGCGCATAACGCGCTTGTCCCGCATTTCCGAAGCATAGACCCGCAACGCTTCGGCAATCGAGGTGCCGAAGCTGGCAGATTGCACCAGAACGGTGGTGAAGCTGGACACATCCTGTACGCCGCAGCGTTCGCCCATGTCGTTCAGAACGGTTTCCTTGTCCTTGCCCGCTTTCATTTCATAGGCGACGATGTCGAATTCGTCGGCCAGATCGGGATAAGAGGCACGCAATTCGCGGGCCACGCGGACAATGGATTGGTCCAGCGACTGACCGGCTTCGACGCAGACCAGCATCATGTCCAACGCATCGGGAAAACCGCGGGTGATCTGCTCTTTGCGGGTTTCGACGCGGCGGGTGACCCAATATTGCGGCA from Pseudosulfitobacter sp. DSM 107133 encodes the following:
- a CDS encoding prepilin peptidase, with amino-acid sequence MAISAWSAWWFLPFVLPLCLYVAFTDLREMRITNQAVVALVVVFLLVGLVALPFDQYLWRLAQLGIVLLVTMVLNAAGVMGAGDSKFIAAAAPFVAAGDAQMLILLYTATLLAAFATHRLAKHSPLHRVAPHWISWSQGKKFPMGFPLGFTLAAYLGFGAVLGS
- a CDS encoding ATPase, producing MTMQQTSVMAPPAPKRLEEMKLPIVMMRDILLKTMFRKNLDMVTDLAPALCLPVPVTQELIDMGRDQRLIEATGTLNANNGSEMGYQLTDNGKARALDALQQSEYFGAMPVPLDVYREQVARQSIRNIMISREQLTNAMGHLVLPDSLLDHLGPAVSAGRSILMYGPPGNGKSSISNGIRDALGDRVYVPRAIEYAGQVITVYDPIVHVIAEEQADDPNSLRRVTRYDRRYVCCERPTVITGGELSLDMLDLVYNPVARTYQAPLQLKSTGGIFIVDDLGRQAEPPQNLVNRWIVPLEESKDILALQSGEKFEVPFDTLVIFSTNFHPNEIFDQAALRRIFFKIKIDGPNQANFLKIFAMVARKKKMALDEPSLVHLLKVKYPTIDNIYANYQPVFLIDQMIAICNFEGIPYKMSPELIDRAWANMFVKDEVIVK
- a CDS encoding tetratricopeptide repeat protein, with product MNSATKAALVAAVLASGLAACSSGGLSASSDGVYAPGVDTRKQAVDGVEVGHRLIAAGEFELAIKAFTRAALENGMDAEVLSGLGTANLGLGRLGQAENLLRRAVAEPDAWPEIYNNLGVVLMERGKTAEAEQIFRKAYALDDGESTLIRDNLRLALAKSENSVTVEPENNNYKLVRRGSSDYLIRPAS
- a CDS encoding ligase-associated DNA damage response DEXH box helicase: MTTLPPLFADWFAAKGWHIHPHQQEMLERADAPALLLIAPTGGGKTLAGFLPTLVDLARQPHDGLHTLYVSPLKALAADIKRNLTTPVTEMSLSVRIEDRTGDTPASRKRRQRADPPHILLTTPESLALLTSYPDAPHIFKGLKRVIVDEIHALAESKRGDQLMLALGRLQTLCPELRRVGLSATVENPAAIAHGLACHPDPCEILMADPGPAPDIAMLTTDAAPPWSGGGARYAIPAVLEQVRQHKTTLIFHNTRAQAEIFFHNLWLANDDALPIAIHHGSLDRAQRQKVEAAMVTGQLRAIVCTGTLDLGIDWGDVDLIIQIGAPKNVKRLVQRIGRANHRYNAPSKARLVPANRFEVVECVAAIDAALAGELDGDPRGPGPRDVLCQHILITAAAGPFDADALYSEVTSVGAYSSLTRADFDACLDFIATGGYALRRYDQWQRLKQAPDGTWALRDPRGDRRIRMNIGTIQDTDTLKVRMKNARGGKPLGEIEEGFAASLTPGDTFLIGGQIVRYDSLREMTVQVTRDAAKKPKIATFMGTKFATSTQLSQRILHLFQQETWPDLPRHTADWLALQRRVSRLPEPGRLLIECFPHDGRTHHAVYGFAGRNAMQTLGLLLTKRMEELGLDPLGFLATDYATLIWGLEPITDPAPLFDIAALRDGLDRWLAGNAVMKRTFRASATIAGLIDRNTPTARKSGRQATFSSDILYDTLAKYDPGHLMLHITREEAMRGLVDFGRIEDMAARIGPRVDLVTLNRVPPLAAPLLLEMGRVPVKGMAEERLLAEEAARLMATAGLTPWPSFGPKAFLI
- a CDS encoding type II secretion system F family protein, which translates into the protein MDTFTQIQTVITDVLGPLGPIIIAGVLGLMLVTITVVLMLRQPEDPMSKLKRQIKAPGGDAPREKLRQGGHNEQLDRFANFLEPKDVAELSKRQLMLTQAGYQSRDAVRIFHVAQFVLGIIGLILGVIYVTVLNADVEMTTNKMAMWTLGPGGVGYYLPQYWVTRRVETRKEQITRGFPDALDMMLVCVEAGQSLDQSIVRVARELRASYPDLADEFDIVAYEMKAGKDKETVLNDMGERCGVQDVSSFTTVLVQSASFGTSIAEALRVYASEMRDKRVMRAEEAANKLPTKMTLATMMLTVPPLLIILVGPSVHGITQLGKMSN
- a CDS encoding tetratricopeptide repeat protein — encoded protein: MRHPILFSACIAGAMVLSACEKKSGDAAVQRAFQDVNVVDESNLNDVMMTVADPNEAVSYFQRTAATDPTRIDLQRGLASSLVRAKRTTEAAVVYAKVVKMEGATAEDQVAYADALIRSGDWAKAEKVLDAVPPTHETFKRYRLEAMVADSNQEWKKADSFYEIAVGLTTQPAGVMNNWGYSKLTRGDYSEAERLFGDAIRQDPALFTAKNNMILARGAQRDYTLPVIPMDQTERAQLLHTLALSAIKQGDIETGKSLLRDAIETHPQHFEAAVRSLQALENNATSG